One window of Akkermansia biwaensis genomic DNA carries:
- a CDS encoding redoxin domain-containing protein, with protein sequence MLNFNLLVLGCSAVFAMTAGMPSMAGSSEKKEDKTAAAGEALPEMFLDGIPEVWLQGDPVKKWEKDKVYIFEFWATWCGPCLAAMPHMEHLHQVLKENPNLQIIGVNVMDRKSPENLKEFLKNRPTPLTYTMAVDVDGKRTKAKWLDPLEVNGIPHVFAIKNGKLIWRGHPLKLSEEMLTAMLKPDFSVASLPVETADARDKENKIFLQTRQMVNQLVQKNGRQGAAPLLKQIQESNQFSQDRLIYLKTIPFNVLLQQGKYDEAQLVLNDLTEEYSDNYRVQINVAGSLLQADTMPSDKLDAALVERCLRRCIEISKKGNKEASLPWRMMAELREKQGKRKEALEYMEKAITLSSLGKAWAKLQEQTGDKETLQSLLDRATEGIRPQPPRKMQEIEAVQEDSFYTPLLKKQTWFSHPGLAGLPAGKTVFIDFWRAFSKDGKLVGDIPANTLDIVLKKYGLLDHPNVKVLVLSVRPLNKEQVKECLERPGMWSPYPVGVPSDDSVMDLFNSLKLQYFPSSAAIRDGVVVWAGEIKRMPSWVADLAARDTLDKDKLTEELAKRQAYDQELEGVYKKSFELRKQKKYEDYIKLLEENAERFSDNPSFSSTVAEMRAGQAVKEKDYRKAVDILDKMLSRFPQEDALASYMLKVYRSSDEMQENSYDASRRALQIMRDANTRGDGGYNAACYQVMMEMAMEKKDYVQAKEDALKAFHELPLVHQYAAMKKKQKEA encoded by the coding sequence ATGTTGAATTTTAATCTGCTTGTTTTGGGCTGTTCCGCAGTTTTTGCGATGACTGCGGGTATGCCTTCAATGGCTGGCTCTTCTGAAAAAAAAGAAGATAAAACTGCCGCCGCGGGGGAAGCTTTGCCTGAAATGTTTCTGGATGGAATTCCGGAGGTGTGGCTCCAAGGTGATCCCGTGAAAAAATGGGAAAAGGACAAAGTGTATATTTTTGAATTCTGGGCAACCTGGTGCGGTCCCTGTCTTGCTGCCATGCCTCATATGGAACATCTGCACCAGGTACTCAAGGAAAATCCAAACCTGCAGATCATCGGGGTAAACGTGATGGATCGCAAATCTCCGGAAAACCTGAAGGAATTTCTGAAAAACAGGCCGACTCCCCTCACTTATACCATGGCCGTGGACGTGGATGGAAAGCGCACCAAGGCAAAATGGCTGGATCCTCTGGAAGTAAATGGAATTCCACATGTTTTTGCCATTAAAAACGGAAAACTCATCTGGCGGGGACATCCCTTAAAGCTTTCGGAAGAAATGCTGACGGCTATGTTGAAGCCGGACTTCTCAGTGGCCTCCCTGCCGGTCGAAACAGCGGATGCGAGAGACAAGGAAAACAAGATTTTCCTGCAGACGAGGCAGATGGTCAACCAGCTTGTCCAAAAAAATGGCAGACAGGGAGCTGCTCCCCTTTTAAAGCAGATTCAGGAATCGAATCAATTTTCACAGGACAGGCTGATTTATTTGAAAACCATACCTTTCAATGTTCTGCTGCAACAGGGAAAATATGATGAAGCACAATTGGTCCTGAATGACCTGACGGAAGAATATTCAGATAATTACCGTGTGCAGATCAATGTGGCCGGTAGCTTGCTGCAAGCAGACACCATGCCGTCTGATAAACTGGATGCCGCGCTGGTAGAACGGTGCTTGCGCCGCTGCATTGAAATCTCGAAAAAGGGAAACAAGGAGGCATCTCTTCCGTGGCGCATGATGGCGGAATTACGGGAAAAGCAGGGCAAGAGAAAGGAGGCTCTGGAGTATATGGAAAAAGCCATTACGCTTTCATCTTTGGGAAAAGCATGGGCAAAGTTGCAGGAACAGACGGGAGATAAGGAAACGCTCCAGTCCTTGCTGGACCGTGCGACGGAGGGGATCAGGCCGCAACCGCCCCGTAAGATGCAGGAAATAGAAGCGGTTCAGGAAGATTCCTTTTATACGCCTCTCTTGAAAAAGCAAACCTGGTTCAGTCATCCGGGCCTGGCGGGGCTTCCTGCCGGGAAAACTGTTTTTATTGACTTCTGGCGAGCCTTTTCGAAGGATGGAAAGCTGGTAGGGGATATTCCCGCCAATACGCTGGACATTGTCTTGAAGAAATACGGGCTTTTGGATCACCCTAATGTCAAAGTACTGGTACTGTCGGTGAGGCCTTTGAACAAAGAACAAGTGAAGGAGTGCCTGGAACGTCCCGGCATGTGGTCTCCCTATCCTGTTGGGGTTCCTTCCGATGACTCTGTAATGGACCTTTTTAACTCTCTTAAACTTCAATACTTTCCGTCGTCTGCCGCCATTCGTGACGGTGTGGTTGTATGGGCTGGAGAAATCAAGAGAATGCCTTCCTGGGTAGCGGACTTGGCGGCCAGGGATACGCTTGACAAAGATAAACTGACTGAAGAGCTTGCCAAACGCCAGGCATACGACCAGGAGCTTGAGGGTGTGTACAAAAAGTCCTTTGAGCTCCGCAAACAGAAAAAATATGAGGATTACATCAAATTGCTGGAAGAAAATGCAGAGCGTTTTTCCGACAATCCCTCCTTCTCTTCCACAGTAGCTGAAATGCGTGCCGGACAGGCAGTCAAGGAAAAGGATTACCGTAAGGCGGTTGATATTCTGGACAAGATGCTTTCGCGCTTTCCCCAGGAAGACGCCCTGGCCTCCTACATGTTGAAAGTCTATAGAAGTTCGGATGAAATGCAGGAAAACAGTTATGATGCCTCCCGGCGTGCCTTGCAAATCATGCGGGATGCCAATACTCGCGGCGATGGCGGCTACAATGCCGCTTGTTATCAAGTCATGATGGAAATGGCCATGGAGAAAAAAGACTACGTACAGGCAAAAGAGGATGCCCTGAAAGCATTCCACGAATTGCCGCTGGTCCATCAATATGCCGCCATGAAGAAAAAACAGAAGGAAGCTTAA
- a CDS encoding helix-turn-helix domain-containing protein, with the protein MSDDEIRATVREWLQCQHCKSYQLAGKIGIRPQTFYAQMSVRKISDNTKRALARIIPALMSEPDLRLPSFPDRNDPERLKVKEWLKAHGKTRQWLAKQCRVSVRTVHTWFSARGRIPATQSLFIEKLMQENVSRPMPPHAFSVNFSEAEMSIIHKFQKLHPSIDLNTYGMYKILELCIHTLLQDEHSRPEFVPASPSIPGNCPQTAERPFPAGRQNAGMLHKRQTPQACGLRGS; encoded by the coding sequence ATGTCAGACGACGAAATACGCGCCACAGTCAGAGAATGGCTTCAATGCCAGCATTGTAAGTCCTATCAACTGGCCGGGAAAATAGGAATCCGCCCTCAGACGTTTTACGCCCAGATGAGCGTACGCAAAATATCCGATAATACCAAAAGAGCGCTCGCCCGGATTATTCCAGCGCTGATGTCTGAGCCCGATTTGCGCCTGCCGTCTTTTCCGGATAGAAACGACCCCGAACGCCTCAAAGTCAAGGAGTGGCTCAAAGCTCATGGTAAAACGCGGCAGTGGCTGGCGAAACAATGCCGGGTTTCCGTTCGGACCGTGCATACCTGGTTTTCAGCCCGCGGAAGAATTCCAGCCACGCAGTCCCTGTTTATTGAGAAGCTGATGCAGGAAAATGTTTCACGACCTATGCCCCCGCATGCGTTTTCCGTCAATTTTTCCGAGGCGGAGATGTCCATCATCCATAAATTCCAGAAACTTCATCCCAGCATAGACTTGAACACGTACGGCATGTACAAGATTCTGGAATTGTGTATCCACACGCTTTTACAGGACGAACACAGCCGCCCCGAATTCGTGCCGGCCTCTCCCAGCATTCCGGGAAATTGCCCTCAAACGGCTGAAAGACCTTTTCCTGCAGGGAGACAGAACGCGGGCATGCTCCATAAAAGGCAAACCCCGCAAGCTTGCGGCTTACGAGGTTCATAA
- the ybeY gene encoding rRNA maturation RNase YbeY, whose amino-acid sequence MKPHLELYSHLEEGRIPSAVMGSLSLAVNNCLPAVLALPEGPVPVLSGLEEVEISIVDDDSIRDVHARFLDDPSETDVITFPHGDGLGEIVVSYDTAVRQAVEYNEPVCRELFRYMVHGLLHLHGYIDTEPEERERMFSHQEPLVGKFGQELAGMSFPDNA is encoded by the coding sequence ATGAAACCGCATCTTGAACTTTACAGCCATTTGGAGGAAGGGCGCATTCCGTCTGCCGTCATGGGATCCCTGTCTTTGGCCGTGAATAACTGCCTGCCTGCCGTACTGGCCTTGCCCGAAGGCCCTGTTCCCGTCCTCTCCGGTCTGGAGGAAGTGGAAATAAGTATCGTGGATGATGACTCCATCCGGGATGTGCATGCCCGTTTTCTGGATGATCCCTCTGAAACGGACGTTATCACCTTCCCTCATGGAGACGGATTGGGGGAAATCGTCGTCAGCTATGATACCGCCGTTCGCCAGGCGGTGGAATACAACGAACCCGTTTGCCGGGAACTCTTCCGGTACATGGTGCATGGCCTGTTGCATCTGCACGGTTACATCGACACGGAGCCAGAGGAAAGAGAGCGGATGTTCTCCCATCAGGAACCTCTGGTGGGAAAATTCGGACAGGAACTTGCGGGCATGTCTTTTCCGGATAATGCCTGA
- a CDS encoding HD family phosphohydrolase has translation MFHLLKKHAAAEEGKGPETVVGVQHTPGDRLDSNPVVSVALCILVFIILQWMGSYSPHWGKSVWHHVSEAFLLFSVTLALMPMYWLCAGSQRKKNKTFVVTWGTVLVQLLFFGLIRHVTADITSDIGNELLYLPYMMAPLIVTVLLGPLLGMFATICICMLGGFFVLPEQYMPEKQVQFWILSSLSGMLTVLLTHNLRNRAQLLRAGFFVGLLIMVLSCIMGVVNLQAWDSDLVGVLLCVAVSFGISMLTSVLISGVLPIIEGVFKIITPISWLEMADMNRPLMKRLQMEAPGTFHHCLMVAQLAEAAAEAIGANPIECRVAAYYHDIGKVQNPLYFIENIMDGPNPHDELTPSMSARIIIDHVSDGVEMARANNLPRPLVDAIEQHHGTSLAYFFYRKALQYRDEILSRVESGLASPDDVPEVVESNFRYKGPNPQSKETGIVSLADIVESATRSMGRVSCEEMQKKVDELLKQRVVDGHLDDSGLTFGDLKKIRNSFIQTLKSIHHNRIAYPSPAHSPEAKIEKNAEASEQENSGKQEGKAQDGKSSPGIMELPDDASGGKNAGKPEEENPEGEEKDETAS, from the coding sequence ATGTTTCATCTTTTGAAAAAACACGCCGCGGCGGAAGAAGGCAAGGGACCGGAAACGGTTGTCGGAGTTCAGCATACCCCGGGCGACCGCCTGGATTCCAATCCTGTGGTTTCCGTTGCCTTGTGCATCCTGGTTTTCATCATCCTGCAATGGATGGGCAGTTACAGCCCGCACTGGGGCAAGTCCGTATGGCATCATGTCTCCGAGGCCTTCCTGCTCTTCTCCGTGACACTGGCGCTGATGCCGATGTACTGGCTCTGCGCCGGTTCCCAGCGCAAAAAAAACAAAACCTTTGTAGTTACCTGGGGCACTGTTCTGGTGCAATTGCTCTTCTTCGGCCTTATTCGCCACGTGACGGCGGACATTACGTCGGATATCGGCAACGAGCTTCTCTACCTGCCTTACATGATGGCTCCTCTGATCGTGACGGTGCTTCTGGGGCCGCTGCTGGGGATGTTTGCCACCATCTGCATCTGCATGCTCGGCGGCTTCTTCGTGCTTCCTGAGCAATACATGCCGGAAAAGCAGGTCCAGTTCTGGATTTTGAGCTCCCTGTCCGGCATGCTCACGGTGCTTCTTACGCACAACCTCAGAAATCGTGCCCAATTGTTGCGGGCGGGATTCTTCGTGGGGCTGCTCATCATGGTGCTGAGCTGCATCATGGGAGTCGTCAATCTCCAGGCGTGGGACTCCGACCTGGTGGGAGTGCTGCTATGCGTAGCGGTATCCTTCGGCATCAGCATGCTCACCAGCGTACTGATCAGCGGGGTACTTCCCATCATCGAGGGCGTCTTTAAAATCATCACTCCCATCTCCTGGCTGGAAATGGCGGACATGAACCGTCCCCTCATGAAGCGTCTGCAAATGGAGGCGCCGGGAACCTTCCACCATTGCCTGATGGTTGCCCAGCTTGCGGAAGCTGCGGCCGAGGCCATCGGCGCCAATCCCATCGAATGCCGGGTGGCGGCCTACTACCATGACATCGGCAAGGTGCAGAATCCCCTTTATTTCATTGAAAACATCATGGACGGCCCCAATCCCCATGATGAACTCACGCCCAGCATGAGCGCCCGCATCATCATTGACCATGTCAGCGACGGCGTGGAAATGGCCAGGGCCAACAACCTGCCGCGGCCTCTGGTGGATGCCATCGAACAGCACCACGGCACATCCCTGGCATACTTCTTCTACCGGAAAGCCCTTCAATACCGTGATGAAATCCTGAGCAGGGTGGAAAGCGGTCTGGCTTCCCCGGATGATGTTCCGGAAGTGGTGGAATCCAACTTCCGCTACAAGGGGCCGAATCCGCAGAGCAAGGAGACGGGCATCGTCAGCCTGGCGGACATTGTGGAAAGCGCTACGCGTTCCATGGGCAGGGTTTCCTGCGAGGAAATGCAGAAAAAGGTGGATGAATTGCTCAAGCAAAGAGTGGTGGACGGTCATTTGGATGACAGCGGACTCACCTTTGGAGACCTCAAGAAAATCCGGAACAGTTTTATTCAAACGCTGAAAAGCATCCATCACAACCGCATTGCGTATCCTTCCCCAGCCCACAGTCCGGAAGCAAAAATAGAAAAAAACGCGGAAGCGTCCGAGCAGGAAAATAGCGGGAAGCAGGAAGGAAAGGCGCAGGACGGCAAATCCTCTCCCGGCATTATGGAACTGCCGGATGACGCTTCCGGCGGGAAAAATGCAGGAAAACCGGAAGAAGAAAATCCGGAGGGAGAGGAAAAGGATGAAACCGCATCTTGA
- the plsX gene encoding phosphate acyltransferase PlsX, which produces MKIALDVMGGDNAPDINMDGAKRTLQDFPLIEKIYLVGREDVVRNSCDRWGLSGPRVEIVPAAEVVEMNESGLMAVRQKKNSSMSVSVDLVKSGDADAVVSAGNTGAAVAAATIKLRLLNGVERAGIVTQLPNEFGVCNVTDTGANPDAKPRHLVGYAVMAGILARTVYGKPVPKVGIMSNGSEDEKGTDFTKGTFALLKHLEERGVLPFEFVGNVEGHDLFEHEIDVVLTDGFTGNVLLKTCEATAKAFGKWLKMELQANPLRMMGAACASGAFRAMKTRLSADAVGGSPLLGVKGVTIIAHGSSSPVAIRNALRVSMEMVHTGVNPLIEEEMAKLGTIPEISEVYPK; this is translated from the coding sequence ATGAAGATTGCACTGGATGTGATGGGCGGCGACAATGCGCCCGATATTAACATGGACGGGGCGAAACGGACCCTGCAGGACTTCCCCCTCATTGAAAAAATTTATCTCGTAGGCAGGGAGGATGTGGTGCGCAATTCCTGCGATCGCTGGGGCCTGTCCGGCCCGCGTGTGGAGATCGTGCCCGCGGCGGAAGTAGTGGAAATGAATGAATCCGGTCTGATGGCCGTCCGGCAGAAGAAAAACTCTTCCATGTCCGTCTCCGTGGATCTTGTCAAATCAGGGGATGCGGACGCTGTTGTCAGTGCCGGCAACACGGGAGCGGCCGTAGCGGCCGCCACCATTAAGCTCCGCCTGCTCAACGGAGTGGAACGCGCCGGAATCGTGACGCAGCTTCCCAATGAATTCGGAGTCTGCAATGTGACGGACACCGGCGCCAACCCGGATGCCAAGCCCCGGCATCTGGTGGGATATGCCGTTATGGCCGGCATTCTGGCACGCACCGTTTATGGCAAGCCCGTGCCGAAAGTGGGTATCATGAGCAACGGGTCCGAGGACGAAAAAGGAACGGATTTCACCAAAGGCACTTTTGCATTGCTGAAGCATCTGGAGGAGCGCGGCGTGCTCCCCTTTGAATTTGTGGGCAATGTGGAAGGCCACGATCTCTTTGAGCACGAAATAGACGTAGTGCTGACGGACGGATTTACCGGCAATGTTCTGCTGAAAACCTGTGAAGCCACGGCCAAGGCATTTGGCAAATGGCTTAAAATGGAACTCCAGGCGAATCCCCTCCGGATGATGGGAGCGGCCTGTGCGTCCGGTGCGTTCCGGGCCATGAAGACGCGCCTCTCTGCGGATGCCGTAGGCGGCAGCCCCCTGCTGGGAGTGAAGGGCGTCACCATCATCGCGCACGGCAGTTCCTCCCCCGTAGCCATCCGCAATGCCTTGCGCGTTTCCATGGAAATGGTGCATACGGGTGTCAATCCCCTCATTGAAGAGGAGATGGCCAAACTGGGTACCATTCCGGAAATCTCGGAAGTGTACCCCAAATAA
- the rpmF gene encoding 50S ribosomal protein L32 has protein sequence MAAPKRRTSKMKQRTRLAAQAWRAPKLRKCQNCGSSIPGHTACPSCGTYTTRSGKEIVVKAEV, from the coding sequence ATGGCAGCACCAAAACGCAGAACGTCCAAGATGAAGCAGCGTACCCGCCTTGCCGCCCAGGCATGGCGTGCTCCGAAGCTTCGCAAATGCCAGAATTGCGGCAGCAGCATCCCCGGTCATACCGCTTGCCCGAGTTGCGGCACCTACACGACCCGCTCCGGCAAGGAAATCGTGGTGAAGGCGGAAGTCTGA